The Nitrospira lenta region CTTGTCCGGCTCCCCGGCAGCCGGTGATGACGACGATCGTCAAGCAGGCCATGACGACCGCGGATAGGATTCGATTCATCGCTGTCCCTCCTCTCGATAGATGGATTCTGATTGCAGCCCTCTTGCTCTTAGTATGGCTGACGGCATCAAGTCAAGCTGCCGTGCGGCCGTATCGGTCATTCTGGTCGCGATATAGCCGGCCTCGTGAATGTGCGCGAGCAACTCGTCCACGAAAATCAAGTTGCCCGGGCTCATTCTCTTCTGATTCCATGTGGACATGGATTGGGGAAACGTTTGTTCGGCGGCCCGCACGAATTCGCCCGGGTGGCAGTAGAACACGAGATGGCGCGAGCGCGCTCCGATCCATCGGATCATATGCCGGAATGTTCCGAGGCCGACCGTGCGCAGGGTGGCCAGATTGATCGGAAACAGACAGGACGATGGCGGCACTTCCACGATGGCGCTGTCGCCGGGACGATTGAGGTTGCTACGGGATGGACGGTATGGGTCTCGGGGAGCGCTGAAATATTTGAGATAGTGGACACGGCCGAGTCCCATGTCGAATCGCCTGGCGGGAACGGACGAGTCGTAGCGATAGCCTTCTTCTTCGAGGACCCGCAGCGTCGTTTCGCTGATCCACAGATTCGGCGCCCGGAATACGACGGGCCTGACGCCGGAGGCCTTCTCCACGGCATCCGTTGCCCGCCGGATCCATTGCCGTTGCTGCTCGTAGGGCGCGATACGGAAGTCCTCGTCTTCCTCCAGCCCTCCGTGCGCCCATCCGTGGGTGCCGAGCTGGTGCCCGCGCTGGAGGCACTCGCGGACGAGGTCCGGATAGGTTTCGGCGAAGCGGCCGGCGAAGAAAATCGTCGCTTTGATGTGAAACCGATCGCAGCCGTCCAGGAGCGACGCCAATCCGACATGCGAACCGGGAACCCAGTCGCAATCGATGGTGAAGTAAAACTGCTTGACCGGCTTTGCGGTTCGTCCGGTCCCTTGTCCGGTGATCGGCGGGCCGGCTTGTCGGGAGGGGTCAGTCCAGCCCATTACAGACCTGCCTGGGGCGGGGTGAGTGCTTGGGTCGCGGGCTGTGAGGATTGGTATGGAGACATGGCGCGGCTCAGTCTGTGGTGACCACCCCTTCGATTTCAACCAGCAGTTCCTTGCGGCAGAGATCCCCCTGAAGATAGACGATCTGGCTCGACGCGAACAGGGGAATATCGAGGGCTCGCTGGATGGCGTCGAGATGATTGGGTTCGCGGACGTAGACCTTATACCGACCGCGGGCGGCGGGCCGGCTGTGCGTCGTTCCCGCTATGTCGTCGGCATGGGCTAACAAGGCATGCAGGTTGTCGACGGTTTCCAGTATCTGCGTTTCAGGGTGGCCGATGTGGCGGCTCTCATGTCCCACGATGCTGGCCGTGCCGGAGATGAGCAGTTGCGCGTGGAGATCCGATTGGAGGAGCGTGGCGCGCGCAAACGACGGGCTGCGGGGACCGTAGTGGTCCGGGTATTCATAGGCATGGACTTGACGGGGATTGCCGAGATGGATGGCCGGATGAGTTCCCGCAAGCACATAGAGCTGGAGCGGACCGGATTTGGTGCCGACGGCTGTTCCAGCCGGAAGCGACTCGGGGAATCCTTGCAGCGTTCCGTCAAGCGCCTGATACCGTCCGATGCAAAACTGGCGGTAGCGTTCGAGGCCGTCCTCGTCTTCGTTGATGCCGGGAAAGAAATTCCAGGCGCGCCACAGATACGGATAGCCTAATTCCTGGATGTGATGCAGGAGGCGACGGTAGGCCCGTTCCGTCGTCTCGCGCAATCCTTCGCCGGGTTCCTCTTCAAGTTGAACCATGCTGGCCAGCATATTCCCGCTCGTCGCGGCAACCAATTCATTCCGTCTGTGAACGGTCACCGGCTGGTCGCTGGTCCACACTTCCAGGTCCGCGTGGTTGCCCAGCTGTGGAAGGTCCAGCGTGATGACCGGGCAGGAGATGGATGCGGGAACCGGCGCGCCAAAGGACACAATGGCTAGGGGATGGGTGGCGGAGGCGGCGAGCCACCGCGACAGATGGGCGGATTCGATATAGTCCATCCGCAGATGGGGGGCGGCTTCGAGCAACGGCTGATGCGATCTCAGAGGTCGCGGTATGGCGCGCTGTCCCATATCTATTTCCTGATACCTAGCGTGACGCGTTGACCTGGTTCACGGCGTAATCTTTGACTTCAGTGACAGTCGTTCTGGGGCCCTGCTTGCGGCGGCGGGCCACGGCCCAATTTTCTTTCCAATTCAATACGAAAACGGCGTAGTACACAACTTTAAAACAGAAAAGAGGGATGCGCGTTTGGGATTGAGCGAACACATCCCCGGCCAGCAAAGACAGTACCGCCCGTTCGATTTTCGGTGGCCGGTTGGTTGAGACAAACAGCGACTGAAAAGCCGGCTGGTTGAATCGATGGATAAACCAGGAAAAGGTTTTGATGCCGCGGCGGACCATGCGCTCAAATTCCTGGAGGCGTGCGGCATAGTCCGGTGACTGGCGAAGATAGGCGTCGACGACGGTGGCGCCCCGCGTGCCGCTATTGAGGGCCAGGTGAACGCCGCTGGAGAAGACCGGGTCAATGAAGGCGAAGGCGTCGCCGACCATGAGATAGCCGTCGCCTGACATGGTGTCACGCCGATAGGAAAAGTTCGCGGCGGCATAGGTTTGCGTCAGGGGCTTGGCCTGTTCCATGCGTCGAGCGATCGGAGGCGATTGGCGAAGGGTATCCAAGAGAAATTGATCGAGCGGAGCGGTTCTCGACTTAATATAGTCCGGATGGCAGACAACGCCGACGCTGGTGGTGCCATCCTTGAACGGAATCAGCCAGCACCAGCCGTCATCCAACCAACCGGCGGTGATATTGCCTTCGTCCTTGCCGGGAAGCCTCTCGACCCCCTCGAAGTGGCCGAAGATCGCCGCGCTGCTATGGTCCGGACTACGGCGCTTGCCGCCGAGCTGGTTCGAGAGAAACGTGTCCCGGCCGCTGGCGTCGACGACAAACTTTGCGTCCCAGGTTCGTGGCCGGCCGTCGCGATCCTCCGTATGGACTAATGAGGTCTGCCCGGGGCGAAATTCGACGCGCTGGGCTTTGACGCCTTCGTGGACCGTCACGCCTTTGGCGATTGCGTTCTTCAAGAGAATGGCATCGAACTCGGACCGCTTCACTTCGAACGCATAGGGTTGGGATTCGTCGAACGCCTTGGAGAAATAGAACATCTGCGCGCGCCCGTAGCGGTGCGAAATCATCTCGGCGCCGTATTTGATGATGCCGATGCGCTCGACGTCGGCAAGCACTCCCAGTTGTTTCAAGATGGGAAGCGATTGAGGCAGGAGCGACTCCCCGATGTGGAAACGTGGGTAAGGGTCTTTTTCTAGAATGTGCACCGTCCAGCCCTGTTCGACTAGCAGGGTGGAGATCGTGGAGCCGGCCGGCCCGCCGCCGACGACCAGCACGTCGCAGGTGACGGGTGTCAACTCAGATTTCATCGTCGTGTGACCCAAAGAAGCGCTCCTTCAGCGAGAAAACGATCTGCGCGGAGTATACCCAAGCGGTTCAGCCATGGCTAGTTGTGGGGCGCATAATGTTCCCGTCTCGTTGACAAGAGTGTAGGTCTTTCATGTCTTGACCAGGTTCCAAGCGCATGGTACTTGTTTCCGCTCCGAAGTAACAGTGTTCCTAAGTGGTTCAGGGGACGAAATCATCATTCGCAAGGAGGGCTCCATGAGAGTCGGTTCCATGGTACTAGGCGCACTGCTTCTGTTTTCTACCACCGCCTGCGTGTCATCTCAGGTGAAGCTCCCTTCAGCCGCAGTGGGGGCCAGCGAGAAAGCGTTGGGCCACACCGAGGGGTCGGCGGTTGGGATCCTGCTCTTCGGGTATATCCCAATCATGCAAAACGGTCGCTTTGAGCGTGCCTACTTAGAGGCCGTGCAAAACGGCGGAGGAAATAGGCTGACGGATGTCGAGATTTCAGAACGGTGGTTTTGGGGAGGAGTTCTGAACGGATTTATATTCAAAGTTGAAGGAACAGCCGTCGCAAACAAATAGCAATTTGCAAGTTTTTGTTCAACGAGGAGGCTTCTATGAAACGAGGGTTCTTTATTCTTGGCCTGCTTCTTTTATTGACGAATGCCGCGTGCCATTCCACGCAACTACGGATGCCGTCAGAGCCAATTGGCGCCAATGAGAGGTCAACGGGAATATCCGAAGGACATAGTGGCGGGTTCATGCTCATGGGATTTATCCCGATCAATCAGAACGACCGGTTCCAATCAGCACTCAATACGGCAGTGGCGAAGTCAGGAGGCACGCGTCTTACCGATGTCGTGATTTCCGAACGGTGGTTCTGGACTCCGGTCGGTAACGGGTTAGTCTTTAAGGTGCAAGGAGTGGGTGTTGCTCCCAAGTAGTCACTGTTTTGCGGGGGCGCCATCGATTAGGAAGGTGCCCCGCATTCTTTTCTCGCTGCGACATGTACCGTATGCCTGCTGAGTTGCCTTATCCTCGCCAGTTCAACAAATCTGAGAGATACTCAGAGGTGAGTATTTCCCCTCTCGTAGACCTCCGTATTGGTCGAAGCTATCAACTATGATGAGTTTAGGGTGCCGCGGGCTCATACTCATGCTTCTGGTTGCAATGAGTCCAAATAGCGTATGGGCTGAAGGGCTTGGCGATCCGGCTTCTCAGAAGCCGCCGGAGAAGAAGGTTGATCTTTATTTGAGTGGCCATGCGATGGGTTTTTTTCCGCAGGACAAAGACCTCACCGTTGGCGGCGCAGGTGTTCCGCGGACCGATATCCGCGGCACCTTCGGAGCCGGCATTAAATTCGAAGCCTATCCGTGGTTTACCAACAAAATTCTTGGCGGAGAAATTGAAGCGTTCGGTCTTGGGGGCAGCGTGCGGGCTCCGCGCATCACGTCCGGATCGGGGACTACTCAGGCGCAAGGGAACCTGATTGCGGTGAATACGATGTACAACGTCATGCTGCGGTATCCGGGCGAGATGGTTCAGCCGTATATCGGGGTCGGTGGAGGCACCTCAATAGGAGTGCTCTATGATGCGTTGATTCAACACGGCAATCTGGCACTCACGGGAACTTCTGGCGATATGGCCTTCGCCTATCAGTTCTTAGGCGGCATCAAAGCATTCGTGACAAAGCGACTGTTTGTGTTTGGCGAGTACAAATACTTTGGAACGAAGTATAGTTTTGATAGTGAAGGGGCCAGCCACTCCAAAGTAAAGCTCGATTTTCAAACCCACATTGTGTCGGGCGGCATCGGCTGGTCGTTTTAGTCACAGAACGAACATCGTTCTATCGAGGTCTCTATCAGCATCCTCGATCAATTCTTCGTCTATCACCCTGACCCGTGGGAAGACCGCGATTGGAGAGGCGCGAGTGGTCTTCCGCTGGAAGATGTGTGGTTTTCGTCGGCTGACGGCACCAAACTCTTCGGCTGGTACGCCGAAGCGCGCGCGGATGCCGCCGTGCTGCTCTGGTGTCATGGCAACGCCGGAAGCGTGATCCACCGTCTTGAAAACCTTCGGGAGCTCTATCGGCTCGGATTGTCGATTTTCATTTTCGACTATCGCGGGTATGGCCGCAGCCAGGGGAAGCCGTCAGAAGACGGGCTCTATCACGATGCCATCGGCGCCTACGACTATCTGACCAGGGTGCGGCAGATTCGACCGGAGCGGCTGGTCGTGTTCGGCCGATCGTTGGGCACTGCCGTCGCAACCGATCTTGTCTCGCGAAAGCCGGCGGCCGGATTGATTCTGGAATCGGCGTTCCCGTCGATTGCCGCCGTCGCACAATACCACTATGGCGGGTTGCCGGTGCATTGGCTGCTCGGGGCGGAATTCAAGCTCATTGACCGTCTTCCGCGGCTGTCTCTTCCCACGCTCATGATCCATGGCGATCGGGACGATATTATTCCGATTGAGTTCGGCCGCCAGGTGTTTGATGCCGCCAAGCCGCCGAAATGGTGGTATGGGATAGCCGGCGCGGATCACAACACCACCTACCAAGTCGGTGGGAGTGCGTACTTCCGCCGGTTCGCTGATTTTATTCGCGGCGCGAGTTCCGCCTAGCCGGACAGAGAGTGGCCTTCCTGAAATATGCATTTGGTGATTGGGCCGCATATTTGGTACAGTGCGCCGGGCATTGCACTTGTCCGGGCCCAGGGCAGCTGACACGAGGCATAACGAATGACGATGAAGCGAACAAACGGAACGACCGATCAGCGAGCGATGGGGCTCGGCGTGCTCATGGTAATGGCGATGTTATGGCTGCCGGGCTGTGCCGGCCGAACCGGCTCGCCGATCGCTCAGCTTGAGCCGCCCACGCCGCCGGTGTTGCTCGCGGATGCAGCGGGAGCTTCGGCGCAGGTCTCTGATGCCACGGAGAAGTCGTCCGATGATCTCTTCGATCCCTTCGCGAAGTCCGGCGAAGACGGCATTGAAGAATACGATCCGTGGGAGCCGCTCAATACGAAGGTTTTCGAATTCAATCGACAGGTCGATCGCTGGATCTTGAAGCCGGTGGCGCAGGGCTACAATTTTGTGATGCCGAATCCGGTCCAGATCGGGATCAGCAACTTTTTCTACAACCTCCGGTTCCCGCCCAGATTTTTCAATAATATTTTTCAAGGCAAAGCGAAGGGCGCGGGCATTGAGATGGGCCGATTTCTGGTCAATACCACGGCGGGGGTTGGCGGGCTCTTTGATGTGGCCCAACATCTCGATCTGAAAACGCCCGAAGAAGACACCGGCCAGACGCTCGGGTTTTATGGTGTGGGCCCCGGTCCCTATCTCATGATTCCGCTGTTGCCGCCGTTCACGGTGCGCGATCTATTCGGGTTTCTCGGGGATATCGCGCTGAACCCGATCAACTGGCTGGTGGCGCCGATCATTGAAGTCAAGGGAGTCCCATCGGTGATCGCCCATAAGAATCGCATGACGAGTTCGGTCGTGCAGCTCGGCAGCCGGGTATTTGAAATCGTGAATGACCGTTCATTGAACCTGGAAAAGTACCAGGGTGTCGAAGAAGCCACGCTAGATCTGTATGCTGCGGTGCGCAACGCCTACCTTCAGCAGCGGGCCAAGGCGATTCGCGAATAATCGCGAACAACCACGCGGAACTGCTCCGTTCTCTGCCGCCGGCTAGGTGCGCGCGGCCGGCGCTGCTCCTCCTACCCTTCAGTTTTTCGGCAATTCTCCGACAAGAACAGGCAGGCCTTGCGAGTCAACCCGCATGGCGGCATTGCTCTTATGAATACCCCTGCCTTGAGCCAGAGCCCAGGTTTTCCCGCAGCCGTCCACCTGGCGCCGCCGGAGGTGTCGGTCTATGACGTTGCGCGGATCATGCATTGGCGGAAAGTCGGGGTCGTGATCGTTGTGCAGCGCCATCGCCCGGTGGGAATCGTCACTGATCGGGATTTGACGACGCGAGTCGTGGCCCATGGACTTGATCCCCGGTCAATTACGATGGGCCGCATTATGACCGCGCCGGTGGTGACGGCGGCTGCCGACGCGTCCGATGAACACCTGCTCCGCTTGCTGGCGCAGAGTCGAGTGCGACAGGTTCCATTGATTGACGGCGAGGGAAATGTGGCCGGCTTGGCCGCCTGGAACCTCACCGAAATTGCTGGCGGTTCGGGGTCTTTCGAGGCCGCGCTGGTTCGATCGACGGCGATGGTCCCGATGGTGAAACGTCGCACGTTTAGGCGGGCGCTCTATGGCGTCCAACAAGAGATCCGTCAGCACGCTCGCTGGATCGGCGCGACGATTGCGCTGGCGGCGATCGTCGCCGCGATTTCTCTGATCGCGGCCGGGCACTGGAATCCGTGGAGTTCGACCCCCATGGTGTCGCTGTACGCAACCGAATCCAGCCGATCAGGCAAGCCCAATCCGGTCGCGCCGCCGTCCCCTCATGGAGATCCGAGCCCGGCATCTCCTTCGTTTACCCCGACCCGATAATCCCTATCTCCCGACCGACTTTCGCGAAGGCCGAGATGGCATGCTCTAATTGCGCTCTCGTATGCGCGGCGGACATCTGCACGCGGATGCGCGCTTGGCCCTTCGGCACGACCGGAAAACTGAAGCCGACCACGTAGACGCCTTCCCGCAGGAGGCGATCAGCCATGCTGGTGGCGAGTGTGGCGTCACCCAGCATCACCGGAATAATGGGGTGATTGCCTGGGACGAGACGGAATCCAAGCGCAGTCAACTGCGAACGAAAGAACGCGGCGTTGTCCTGCAGTCGAGTCCGTAAGGCATCGCCTTGCGCGACCAGCGTCACCGCCTGCAATGCGGCGGCGGCGATGACGGGAGGCAGGGCGTTGGAGAATAGATATGGACGCGAGCGCTGACGCAGGAGTTCGACGATTTCCGCCCGTCCCGAGGTGAATCCTCCGGCCGCACCGCCGAGGCTTTTCCCGAGCGTGCTCGTCACGATATCCACTCGATCGACCACCCCGAAATGCGCGGGCGTTCCGCGCCCGTTCGGACCCAGCACCCCGGTGGCATGACTGTCGTCGACCATGACGATGGCGTCGTAGCGATCGGCCAGCTGGACGATCTGATCGAGTTTGGCGAGATCCCCATCCATGGAAAACACCCCGTCCGTGGCGATCAGGCGCAGCCGATTCCCGCGCGATTCCTGTAGTCGGGTTTCCAACTCAGCCATGTCGGCATGGGCATATCGAAGGCGTTTCGCCTTACAGAGGCGAATGCCGTCGATCACGCTGGCATGATTCAGCGCGTCGCTGATGACGGCATCCTCTTCATTGAGCAGCACTT contains the following coding sequences:
- a CDS encoding polysaccharide deacetylase family protein yields the protein MGWTDPSRQAGPPITGQGTGRTAKPVKQFYFTIDCDWVPGSHVGLASLLDGCDRFHIKATIFFAGRFAETYPDLVRECLQRGHQLGTHGWAHGGLEEDEDFRIAPYEQQRQWIRRATDAVEKASGVRPVVFRAPNLWISETTLRVLEEEGYRYDSSVPARRFDMGLGRVHYLKYFSAPRDPYRPSRSNLNRPGDSAIVEVPPSSCLFPINLATLRTVGLGTFRHMIRWIGARSRHLVFYCHPGEFVRAAEQTFPQSMSTWNQKRMSPGNLIFVDELLAHIHEAGYIATRMTDTAARQLDLMPSAILRARGLQSESIYREEGQR
- a CDS encoding NAD(P)/FAD-dependent oxidoreductase, with amino-acid sequence MGHTTMKSELTPVTCDVLVVGGGPAGSTISTLLVEQGWTVHILEKDPYPRFHIGESLLPQSLPILKQLGVLADVERIGIIKYGAEMISHRYGRAQMFYFSKAFDESQPYAFEVKRSEFDAILLKNAIAKGVTVHEGVKAQRVEFRPGQTSLVHTEDRDGRPRTWDAKFVVDASGRDTFLSNQLGGKRRSPDHSSAAIFGHFEGVERLPGKDEGNITAGWLDDGWCWLIPFKDGTTSVGVVCHPDYIKSRTAPLDQFLLDTLRQSPPIARRMEQAKPLTQTYAAANFSYRRDTMSGDGYLMVGDAFAFIDPVFSSGVHLALNSGTRGATVVDAYLRQSPDYAARLQEFERMVRRGIKTFSWFIHRFNQPAFQSLFVSTNRPPKIERAVLSLLAGDVFAQSQTRIPLFCFKVVYYAVFVLNWKENWAVARRRKQGPRTTVTEVKDYAVNQVNASR
- a CDS encoding outer membrane protein, encoding MLLVAMSPNSVWAEGLGDPASQKPPEKKVDLYLSGHAMGFFPQDKDLTVGGAGVPRTDIRGTFGAGIKFEAYPWFTNKILGGEIEAFGLGGSVRAPRITSGSGTTQAQGNLIAVNTMYNVMLRYPGEMVQPYIGVGGGTSIGVLYDALIQHGNLALTGTSGDMAFAYQFLGGIKAFVTKRLFVFGEYKYFGTKYSFDSEGASHSKVKLDFQTHIVSGGIGWSF
- a CDS encoding alpha/beta hydrolase, whose translation is MWFSSADGTKLFGWYAEARADAAVLLWCHGNAGSVIHRLENLRELYRLGLSIFIFDYRGYGRSQGKPSEDGLYHDAIGAYDYLTRVRQIRPERLVVFGRSLGTAVATDLVSRKPAAGLILESAFPSIAAVAQYHYGGLPVHWLLGAEFKLIDRLPRLSLPTLMIHGDRDDIIPIEFGRQVFDAAKPPKWWYGIAGADHNTTYQVGGSAYFRRFADFIRGASSA
- a CDS encoding MlaA family lipoprotein, whose protein sequence is MKRTNGTTDQRAMGLGVLMVMAMLWLPGCAGRTGSPIAQLEPPTPPVLLADAAGASAQVSDATEKSSDDLFDPFAKSGEDGIEEYDPWEPLNTKVFEFNRQVDRWILKPVAQGYNFVMPNPVQIGISNFFYNLRFPPRFFNNIFQGKAKGAGIEMGRFLVNTTAGVGGLFDVAQHLDLKTPEEDTGQTLGFYGVGPGPYLMIPLLPPFTVRDLFGFLGDIALNPINWLVAPIIEVKGVPSVIAHKNRMTSSVVQLGSRVFEIVNDRSLNLEKYQGVEEATLDLYAAVRNAYLQQRAKAIRE
- a CDS encoding CBS domain-containing protein, whose protein sequence is MNTPALSQSPGFPAAVHLAPPEVSVYDVARIMHWRKVGVVIVVQRHRPVGIVTDRDLTTRVVAHGLDPRSITMGRIMTAPVVTAAADASDEHLLRLLAQSRVRQVPLIDGEGNVAGLAAWNLTEIAGGSGSFEAALVRSTAMVPMVKRRTFRRALYGVQQEIRQHARWIGATIALAAIVAAISLIAAGHWNPWSSTPMVSLYATESSRSGKPNPVAPPSPHGDPSPASPSFTPTR
- a CDS encoding glycine C-acetyltransferase, which gives rise to MAYQSLKTVLAQQLADIRAAGLEKQERQLLGPQGTDIRVAQGSALNLCANNYLGLANHPDILKAAATGLTEHGYGMASVRFICGTQDLHIELEQAISTFLGTENTILYSSCFDANGGLFEVLLNEEDAVISDALNHASVIDGIRLCKAKRLRYAHADMAELETRLQESRGNRLRLIATDGVFSMDGDLAKLDQIVQLADRYDAIVMVDDSHATGVLGPNGRGTPAHFGVVDRVDIVTSTLGKSLGGAAGGFTSGRAEIVELLRQRSRPYLFSNALPPVIAAAALQAVTLVAQGDALRTRLQDNAAFFRSQLTALGFRLVPGNHPIIPVMLGDATLATSMADRLLREGVYVVGFSFPVVPKGQARIRVQMSAAHTRAQLEHAISAFAKVGREIGIIGSG